A part of Variovorax sp. HW608 genomic DNA contains:
- a CDS encoding alpha/beta fold hydrolase: MNKIRRAFADLSPGQIHYAECGDREAPAVLLLHQSPRSWMEYREVLPLIGAQRRAIAMDTVGFGDSAAGDAPASIEQWARVACELLDTLQIAQVDVVGHHTGGVIAVELAAAFPQRVRGLVLSSTPYTNAAFRKARTGSPPIDEVAASKDGSHLAALWQRRQGFYPPGRPEMLEAFVRDALKASGSPEDGHRAVAAYRMEDRIRLVRQPTLLIRATDDPFASPHAAELHEHLANARIVDIEGGMVPLPDQMPEAFARAVLDFLETLR; this comes from the coding sequence ATGAACAAGATCCGGCGCGCCTTCGCAGACCTCTCGCCGGGGCAGATCCACTACGCCGAATGCGGCGATCGCGAAGCGCCCGCCGTGCTGCTGCTGCACCAGTCGCCGCGAAGCTGGATGGAGTACCGCGAGGTGCTGCCGCTGATCGGTGCGCAGCGCCGCGCGATCGCGATGGACACGGTGGGCTTCGGCGATTCGGCCGCGGGCGATGCGCCGGCCAGCATCGAGCAGTGGGCGCGGGTTGCCTGCGAATTGCTCGATACGCTGCAGATCGCGCAGGTCGACGTCGTGGGCCATCACACCGGCGGTGTGATCGCGGTCGAACTCGCGGCAGCTTTTCCGCAGCGCGTGCGCGGGCTCGTGCTTTCGTCGACGCCCTATACGAATGCCGCGTTCCGCAAGGCTCGCACCGGAAGTCCGCCGATCGACGAAGTCGCGGCCAGCAAAGACGGCAGCCATCTCGCCGCGTTGTGGCAGCGCCGTCAAGGCTTCTATCCTCCGGGCCGGCCCGAAATGCTCGAAGCCTTTGTGCGCGACGCACTGAAGGCCAGTGGCAGCCCTGAAGATGGCCATCGCGCGGTCGCGGCCTACCGGATGGAAGACCGCATCCGTCTCGTCAGGCAGCCCACGCTGCTGATCCGCGCAACCGACGATCCCTTCGCATCGCCGCATGCCGCCGAACTGCACGAGCATCTCGCGAACGCGCGCATCGTCGACATCGAGGGCGGCATGGTGCCCTTGCCGGACCAAATGCCCGAGGCCTTCGCACGCGCGGTGCTCGACTTCCTGGAGACGCTGCGATGA
- a CDS encoding 3-hydroxybutyryl-CoA dehydrogenase — MGNEGLPRFAAVGAGRMGRGIAIAFAYAGHRISLIDLRPRSDEAWLKLRAEAQAEIIASLSGLSQLGVIDAAQVPAIAARVELVKADEAPAALAAAELLFEGVPETLDAKHEAFLHINRHCSDDAILTSTTSSILVTELAAMVRRPERFLNMHWLNPAYVIPVVELSCHAGTDAAVLARTKALMESIGKLPVVCGPTPGYIVPRLQALVMNEAARMIEEGAATGEEIDKATRYGLGLRFAALGVVEFIDFGGCDILHHASREMSGSIDRARYTAPAIVDRMVEEGRLGLKSGSGFYDYEGRDVGAYRRDVLSRTLGMLKHAGLWKPPASETQS; from the coding sequence ATGGGGAATGAAGGCTTGCCGAGGTTTGCCGCTGTCGGCGCAGGCCGCATGGGGCGCGGCATCGCGATCGCCTTTGCCTATGCAGGCCATCGCATCTCGCTGATCGACCTGCGTCCGCGCAGCGACGAAGCGTGGCTGAAGCTGCGCGCCGAGGCGCAGGCCGAAATCATCGCCAGCCTCTCGGGCCTGTCGCAACTCGGCGTCATCGATGCGGCGCAGGTGCCCGCGATCGCGGCCCGCGTCGAGCTCGTGAAGGCCGATGAAGCGCCCGCCGCCTTGGCCGCAGCCGAACTGCTCTTCGAAGGCGTGCCGGAAACGCTCGACGCCAAGCACGAGGCCTTCCTGCACATCAACCGCCATTGCAGCGACGACGCGATCCTCACCTCCACCACCAGCAGCATCCTCGTGACCGAGCTGGCGGCGATGGTGCGGCGGCCGGAGCGCTTCCTCAACATGCACTGGCTCAACCCGGCCTATGTGATTCCGGTGGTCGAACTGAGCTGCCACGCGGGCACCGATGCCGCCGTGCTCGCGCGCACCAAGGCGCTGATGGAATCGATCGGCAAGCTGCCCGTGGTGTGCGGCCCGACGCCGGGCTACATCGTGCCGAGGCTGCAGGCGCTCGTCATGAACGAGGCCGCGCGCATGATCGAGGAAGGCGCCGCCACGGGCGAAGAAATCGACAAGGCCACGCGCTACGGCCTGGGACTGCGCTTCGCGGCGCTCGGCGTGGTGGAGTTCATCGACTTCGGCGGCTGCGACATCCTGCATCACGCGAGCCGCGAGATGTCGGGCTCGATCGACCGCGCACGCTACACCGCGCCGGCGATCGTGGATCGCATGGTCGAGGAAGGGCGGCTCGGCCTCAAGAGCGGCAGCGGCTTCTACGACTACGAAGGGCGCGACGTGGGGGCGTACCGTCGCGATGTGCTGTCGCGCACGCTCGGCATGCTCAAGCATGCGGGCTTGTGGAAGCCGCCAGCGAGCGAAACGCAGTCATGA